A window from Pseudomonas sp. Tri1 encodes these proteins:
- a CDS encoding DUF2845 domain-containing protein, with product MKYLYGLSLALLLAAGQMAAADTLRCGSQLISVGDRSSEVLQKCGEPVARDDLGYKRSVNRREEYPVEEWTYGPNSGMYQYLRFEGNRLVQITSKRGR from the coding sequence ATGAAGTACCTGTACGGCCTCAGCCTGGCTTTATTGCTGGCCGCTGGCCAAATGGCGGCAGCCGATACGCTGCGCTGCGGCAGCCAGTTGATCAGCGTCGGAGACCGCTCGAGCGAAGTGCTGCAAAAGTGCGGGGAGCCGGTAGCGCGGGATGACCTGGGCTATAAACGCAGTGTCAATCGCCGGGAAGAATACCCGGTGGAAGAATGGACCTACGGCCCCAACAGCGGCATGTACCAGTACCTGCGTTTCGAGGGGAATCGGCTGGTGCAAATCACCAGCAAGCGCGGGCGCTGA
- a CDS encoding pilin — translation MNKHKGFTLIELLIVVAIIGILATFALPQYSKYQARAKATAGLGEISALKVPYEDMMNQGTNPTADNMNITTPTSNCAIAVTGTASAGTGTIVCTLSNAPAAVAGKTITLSRDAAGAWTCASNAAKEFLPAGCPGV, via the coding sequence ATGAATAAGCACAAGGGTTTTACGCTGATCGAGCTGCTGATCGTCGTGGCGATCATCGGCATTCTGGCAACGTTTGCGTTGCCGCAATATTCCAAGTACCAGGCGCGAGCCAAGGCTACGGCCGGGCTTGGGGAAATTTCTGCGTTGAAGGTACCGTACGAGGACATGATGAATCAGGGAACTAACCCAACAGCGGACAACATGAACATCACGACGCCTACCAGCAACTGCGCAATAGCAGTCACGGGTACTGCTTCGGCAGGCACAGGCACCATCGTTTGTACCCTCTCAAATGCTCCTGCTGCTGTAGCGGGTAAGACGATCACCCTTAGCCGAGACGCCGCCGGTGCCTGGACATGCGCATCTAACGCTGCCAAGGAATTCCTGCCGGCTGGCTGCCCTGGCGTCTGA
- a CDS encoding DUF748 domain-containing protein produces MPKGLIRAIGALLTALALYSLLGFLIVPGIALRIANQQLAALATVPAQIQRIELNPFSLEVTLWGLNIGEPGKEQVGFERLYANLQLDSLWSGALHLVDIELDKPKTEVVFTKDGQLNLLGLFKLPASEPTPADPEAHPFPLRVDRIKLAGGYLHFQDLRPSEPIEFLYDTLDFELKNLSTLPDDNADMTLVAAGPEGGHIDWSGNFSLTPIASQGTLKVTGGQMKAWWPYVRDAVPLVLENGILNLSTDYKLNLAKGTELLLNNVAVSVAPFAIKAPDGRPLVKLERLDVSETTVDLAKQQVIVGKIRSQKLETWAAREADGQLDWQKLFASQPAKPQVKAEPASAPAAADSPKPAPQAPSKPWQVVLKDVQLRNYQVHLADRQAQPAVALEVGPLNLDLQNYDTLNGSPFTLKLDTGLGKQGKILADGEVNLNPITARLKVKTQDVDLRVAQSYINPFIRLELRSGMLGSDLAVDLKSTEPLAFAVTGRAQVDQLHTLDTLKTRDFLKWQSLVLEGLNYQHGDSLSIDKVNLFQPYARFMINDDRTTNVDDLLIPQPADSGTKKTAAKSASQEKPLGIHIGGIAINDGSANFADFSLTPNFATAIQQLNGQIGTIDSRQAKPASVDIKGKVDRYAPVTIKGAVNPFDPMASLDIATSFKRVELTTLTPYSGKFAGYRIRKGRLNLDLHYRITQGKLQAENKVVVEQLQLGEKVDSPDAVSLPLKLAVALLKDSDGRISIELPVSGDLNDPQFSVMPIIWQTLRNLVVRAAQAPFKLIGGLVAGGGSEDLGSVSFAPGSSDLSKENEGVLLKLSEALGKRPELRLEIEGTAAESSDGPLLAAQRLEREYQYNYYKMLQRRGDKVPAQASLIQVPEDEKPPLLEGIYRTRLKTQPPAEWTQLDKKARIEKLREGVIKFWSGSDVLLRQLGQERASSIKDFLVDKGQLADDRVYFIDASLGQAESDGSVITPMHLDAE; encoded by the coding sequence ATGCCCAAAGGATTGATTCGCGCTATCGGCGCTCTGTTGACCGCACTGGCCCTCTACAGCCTGTTGGGTTTCCTGATAGTGCCGGGCATCGCCTTGCGCATCGCCAACCAGCAATTGGCCGCCCTTGCGACGGTGCCGGCCCAGATCCAGCGTATAGAACTCAATCCCTTCAGCCTGGAAGTCACCCTCTGGGGTTTGAATATCGGCGAACCGGGCAAGGAGCAGGTCGGCTTCGAACGGCTCTACGCCAACTTGCAACTCGATAGTCTGTGGTCCGGCGCCCTGCACCTGGTCGACATCGAACTGGACAAGCCAAAGACCGAAGTCGTGTTCACCAAGGACGGTCAGTTGAACCTGCTGGGCCTGTTCAAGCTGCCGGCCAGCGAACCGACGCCCGCCGATCCCGAAGCCCACCCCTTCCCGCTGCGGGTCGATCGGATCAAGCTGGCCGGCGGTTATTTGCACTTCCAGGACCTGCGCCCCAGTGAACCCATCGAATTTCTTTACGACACCCTCGATTTCGAGCTGAAAAACCTCAGCACCCTGCCCGACGACAATGCCGACATGACCCTGGTGGCCGCCGGCCCCGAAGGCGGGCATATCGACTGGAGCGGCAATTTCAGCCTCACGCCGATTGCCTCCCAAGGCACACTCAAAGTCACCGGCGGCCAGATGAAAGCCTGGTGGCCCTATGTCCGCGATGCGGTACCCCTGGTACTGGAAAACGGCATCCTGAATCTCAGCACCGACTACAAGCTCAACCTGGCCAAGGGCACCGAGCTGCTGCTCAACAACGTCGCCGTCAGTGTCGCACCTTTCGCCATCAAGGCCCCCGATGGCCGTCCACTGGTAAAACTCGAACGCCTGGATGTCAGTGAAACCACGGTGGACCTGGCCAAGCAGCAAGTCATCGTGGGCAAGATCCGCAGCCAGAAACTGGAAACCTGGGCCGCGCGCGAGGCGGACGGGCAGTTGGACTGGCAGAAACTCTTCGCCAGCCAGCCAGCCAAACCCCAGGTAAAGGCCGAGCCTGCCTCAGCCCCGGCTGCCGCCGATTCGCCGAAGCCGGCCCCCCAGGCGCCCAGCAAACCGTGGCAGGTGGTGTTGAAGGATGTGCAACTGCGCAATTACCAAGTGCATCTGGCTGACCGTCAGGCCCAGCCCGCCGTAGCACTTGAGGTCGGCCCGCTGAACCTCGACCTGCAGAACTACGACACCCTCAACGGCTCACCCTTTACCCTCAAGCTGGACACCGGGCTGGGTAAACAAGGCAAGATCCTGGCCGACGGCGAGGTCAACCTGAACCCGATCACCGCCCGGCTCAAGGTCAAGACCCAGGATGTCGACCTGCGGGTGGCCCAGTCGTATATCAACCCGTTCATTCGCTTGGAATTGCGCTCCGGGATGCTCGGCAGCGATCTGGCGGTAGATCTCAAAAGCACCGAGCCGCTGGCATTCGCCGTTACCGGTCGCGCCCAGGTCGATCAGCTACACACCCTCGACACCCTCAAGACCCGAGATTTCCTCAAGTGGCAGAGCCTGGTCCTCGAGGGCCTCAACTACCAGCACGGTGACAGCCTGTCCATCGACAAGGTCAACCTGTTCCAGCCGTACGCGCGCTTCATGATCAACGACGACCGCACCACCAACGTCGATGACCTGCTGATCCCGCAACCGGCCGACAGCGGCACGAAGAAAACCGCGGCAAAATCGGCCTCCCAGGAGAAACCGCTGGGTATCCACATCGGAGGCATCGCCATCAACGACGGCTCGGCCAACTTCGCCGACTTCAGCCTGACCCCCAACTTCGCCACCGCCATCCAACAGCTCAACGGTCAGATCGGCACCATCGACAGCCGCCAGGCCAAACCGGCCAGCGTGGACATCAAGGGCAAGGTCGATCGCTATGCACCGGTCACCATCAAGGGGGCAGTCAACCCCTTCGACCCAATGGCCAGCCTCGACATCGCCACCAGCTTCAAACGGGTCGAGCTGACCACCCTGACGCCCTACTCTGGCAAGTTCGCCGGCTATCGCATCCGCAAGGGCCGGCTCAATCTCGACCTGCATTACCGGATCACCCAGGGCAAGCTCCAGGCGGAGAACAAGGTGGTGGTCGAGCAACTGCAACTGGGGGAAAAAGTCGACAGCCCGGATGCCGTGAGCCTGCCACTCAAATTGGCCGTTGCATTGCTGAAGGATTCAGACGGCAGGATTTCCATCGAACTACCGGTTTCCGGTGATCTCAACGATCCGCAATTCAGCGTCATGCCGATCATCTGGCAGACCCTGCGCAACCTGGTGGTACGAGCGGCCCAGGCGCCGTTCAAACTCATCGGTGGGTTGGTGGCCGGTGGCGGTTCGGAAGACTTGGGCAGTGTGTCGTTCGCTCCGGGTTCCAGCGATCTGAGCAAAGAAAACGAAGGTGTACTGCTCAAGCTGTCCGAGGCCCTGGGTAAACGTCCCGAGCTGCGCCTGGAGATCGAAGGGACTGCCGCCGAGAGCAGCGATGGCCCGTTGCTCGCCGCCCAGCGCCTGGAACGTGAATACCAGTACAACTACTACAAGATGCTGCAACGTCGGGGCGACAAAGTACCGGCTCAGGCCTCGCTGATACAGGTGCCCGAGGATGAAAAGCCACCGCTGCTCGAAGGCATCTACCGCACCCGCCTCAAGACCCAGCCGCCCGCCGAATGGACGCAATTGGATAAAAAGGCACGAATCGAGAAACTGCGCGAGGGCGTGATCAAGTTCTGGAGCGGCAGTGACGTGCTCTTGCGCCAACTGGGGCAGGAGCGGGCTAGCAGCATCAAGGACTTCCTGGTAGACAAAGGGCAGTTGGCCGACGACCGTGTGTATTTCATCGACGCCAGCCTCGGCCAGGCCGAGAGCGACGGCAGTGTGATCACGCCTATGCATCTGGATGCCGAATAA
- a CDS encoding BON domain-containing protein, producing the protein MKKFAITAAAATALTLTMASAFAETTQATQAPMMLAAGEVTEAKEDVSDTWITTKVKADLVTEKGIPGTDIKVETNKGVVSLSSMTKVTDAQKDTAVAIAKKIKGVKAVSADGLKAE; encoded by the coding sequence ATGAAGAAGTTCGCTATCACTGCCGCCGCTGCAACCGCACTGACCTTGACCATGGCTAGCGCATTCGCCGAGACCACTCAAGCGACTCAGGCGCCGATGATGCTGGCTGCTGGCGAAGTGACAGAGGCCAAAGAGGACGTTTCCGATACCTGGATCACCACCAAGGTCAAAGCTGACCTGGTCACCGAAAAAGGCATTCCAGGCACTGATATCAAAGTCGAAACCAACAAAGGTGTTGTGTCCCTATCTTCGATGACCAAAGTCACTGATGCACAAAAAGACACCGCTGTGGCGATCGCCAAGAAAATCAAAGGCGTCAAGGCCGTATCGGCTGACGGCCTGAAAGCCGAGTAA
- a CDS encoding transposase: MTILNSPTVIGIDVAKAEIVVYREDLKITQAIANNREALGRWLKTLPAQSSIALEATSFYHLDTAELAHGMGFHVYVVDPYRVAHYRESIGLRAKTDPCDARLLARYLTNEQARLRIWSPPPEAYKVLKNLLRKRAALIKARVSIVLSFSNEPCLKDILARQLEVFKESDQAIQKLMREASQAVGITENINRCKAIEGIGELTAIGLATAFMRGHFVSGDAFIAFLGMDLRPKDSGKKHSPRHLSKKGDGELRRLAHNAAMAACRSPAWKPYYEAFLARGLARTQALVILARKLCRVAFALMKNQSEYQPNSRLQGSPAT, encoded by the coding sequence ATGACAATCCTTAACTCACCAACGGTTATTGGTATCGATGTAGCGAAGGCCGAAATCGTCGTTTACCGCGAAGACCTGAAAATCACTCAAGCCATCGCCAACAATCGCGAAGCTCTTGGCCGGTGGCTCAAAACGCTACCAGCCCAAAGCTCGATTGCGCTGGAAGCCACCAGTTTTTATCACCTGGACACAGCTGAGCTGGCCCATGGAATGGGGTTTCATGTTTACGTTGTGGATCCTTATCGGGTGGCCCATTACCGTGAAAGTATTGGGCTGCGGGCTAAAACTGATCCTTGTGATGCGCGTTTGCTGGCTCGTTATCTAACGAACGAGCAAGCAAGGCTGCGTATCTGGAGCCCACCTCCAGAAGCCTACAAAGTGTTAAAAAACCTGCTTAGAAAACGTGCGGCACTCATCAAGGCCCGTGTCAGTATCGTGCTGAGTTTTTCGAACGAACCGTGCCTAAAGGACATCTTGGCCCGGCAGTTGGAGGTCTTCAAAGAGTCCGATCAGGCCATTCAGAAGCTAATGCGTGAGGCCAGCCAAGCGGTAGGGATCACTGAAAACATCAACCGCTGCAAAGCCATTGAAGGGATTGGTGAACTGACGGCCATTGGCTTGGCGACCGCATTCATGCGCGGTCACTTTGTCAGTGGCGATGCATTCATTGCTTTCTTGGGGATGGATTTGCGTCCAAAAGACTCAGGGAAGAAGCACAGTCCTCGTCACTTGAGCAAAAAAGGGGACGGGGAGCTACGACGCCTGGCGCACAACGCCGCGATGGCGGCCTGTCGGTCTCCTGCCTGGAAACCTTACTATGAGGCCTTCTTGGCACGAGGCCTGGCCAGAACTCAGGCCTTGGTTATCCTTGCCCGCAAGTTGTGTCGGGTAGCATTCGCCCTGATGAAAAATCAGAGCGAATACCAACCAAATTCACGGTTGCAGGGTTCCCCTGCAACATAG
- the pilB gene encoding type IV-A pilus assembly ATPase PilB yields the protein MNDIALSGLTKQLVLAELLTEQSAQQAYQQAQHSRTPLVSYLVQNKLVQSRQVAEIASEHFGVALLDLNSLDKETQPTGLVSEKLVRQHHALPLWRRGNKLFVGISDPTNHQAINDIQFSTGLTTEAILVEDDKLSDAIEKFFESSSTGLEGMGDVDLDGLDIESIDEHKQDSIAGQDTDDAPVVRFVNKMLLDAIKGGSSDLHFEPYEKIYRVRVRTDGMLREVARPPIQLATRIAARLKVMASLDISERRKPQDGRLKMRLSKSKSIDFRVNTLPTLWGEKVVIRILDPSSAQMGIDALGYEPDQKDLYMAALKQPQGLILVTGPTGSGKTVSLYTGLNILNTVDINISTAEDPVEINMEGINQVNVNPRQGLDFAQALRSFLRQDPDVIMVGEIRDLETAEIAIKAAQTGHLVLSTLHTNSAAETLIRLQNMGIPGFNIATAVHLIIAQRLARKLCNHCKRTIEVPEETLLKEGFPRERIGTFTIYEPVGCEQCNHGYKGRVGVYEVVKNTPELQRLIMAEGNSLEIDLQMRKDGFNDLRTSGLLKVMQGMTSLEEINRVTKD from the coding sequence ATGAATGACATCGCCCTCAGCGGCCTGACCAAGCAATTGGTGCTGGCCGAACTGCTCACCGAGCAAAGTGCGCAGCAGGCGTACCAACAGGCCCAGCACAGTCGCACGCCCCTGGTCAGTTATCTGGTACAGAACAAACTGGTCCAGAGCCGCCAGGTGGCGGAGATCGCCTCGGAGCATTTTGGCGTCGCCCTGCTGGACCTCAACAGCCTGGACAAAGAGACCCAACCCACGGGCCTGGTCAGCGAAAAACTGGTGCGCCAGCACCACGCCCTGCCACTGTGGCGGCGTGGCAATAAATTGTTCGTGGGCATCTCCGACCCGACCAACCACCAGGCCATCAATGACATCCAGTTCAGCACCGGCCTGACCACCGAAGCCATCCTGGTGGAGGACGACAAGCTCAGCGACGCCATCGAGAAGTTCTTCGAATCCAGCAGCACGGGCCTGGAAGGTATGGGTGATGTCGACCTCGATGGCCTGGACATCGAGTCGATCGACGAGCACAAGCAGGATTCCATCGCTGGCCAGGACACCGACGACGCGCCGGTGGTGCGGTTCGTCAACAAGATGCTGCTGGACGCGATCAAGGGCGGCTCCTCCGATTTGCACTTCGAGCCCTATGAAAAAATCTACCGGGTGCGGGTGCGTACCGATGGCATGTTGCGGGAGGTGGCCCGGCCACCGATCCAGTTGGCCACCCGTATCGCCGCACGCCTCAAGGTGATGGCCAGCCTCGATATCTCCGAACGGCGCAAACCCCAGGACGGGCGCCTGAAAATGCGCCTGTCGAAAAGCAAATCGATCGATTTCCGGGTCAACACCCTGCCCACCCTCTGGGGCGAAAAAGTGGTGATCCGGATTCTCGACCCGTCCAGCGCACAAATGGGCATCGATGCCCTGGGCTACGAACCGGATCAGAAAGACCTGTACATGGCGGCCCTCAAACAACCACAAGGCTTGATCCTGGTGACCGGGCCGACCGGCTCGGGCAAGACCGTGTCGCTGTACACCGGTCTGAATATCCTCAACACCGTGGACATCAACATTTCCACCGCCGAAGACCCGGTGGAGATCAACATGGAAGGCATCAACCAGGTCAACGTGAACCCACGCCAGGGGCTGGATTTCGCTCAAGCCCTACGCTCGTTCCTGCGCCAGGACCCGGATGTGATCATGGTCGGCGAGATCCGCGACCTGGAAACCGCCGAAATCGCCATCAAGGCAGCACAGACCGGGCACCTGGTGCTCTCCACGCTGCACACCAACAGCGCCGCCGAAACCTTGATTCGCCTGCAGAACATGGGCATTCCGGGCTTCAATATCGCCACCGCTGTACACCTGATCATCGCCCAACGGCTGGCGCGCAAGCTGTGCAACCACTGCAAGAGAACCATCGAGGTGCCTGAGGAGACCCTGCTCAAGGAAGGTTTCCCCCGGGAACGCATCGGCACATTCACGATCTATGAGCCGGTTGGATGCGAACAGTGCAACCACGGTTACAAAGGGCGCGTGGGGGTTTATGAAGTGGTCAAGAACACACCTGAGCTGCAACGGTTGATCATGGCCGAGGGCAACTCGCTGGAAATCGACCTGCAAATGCGCAAGGACGGTTTCAATGACCTGCGCACATCGGGGCTGCTCAAGGTGATGCAGGGCATGACCAGCCTCGAGGAAATCAACCGGGTCACCAAGGATTGA